Below is a window of Microbacterium saperdae DNA.
GTGCGCGTCGCCCGCGCTCCACAACTCCGGAAGTCCGGCGTCGTGCGGAGGTGAATCTGCGTATCCACCGCGGGAGCTGGCTGAATCTCCGGAGTTGTGGAGCGCCGCGTGACGAGCCGCTGCGGCGAGCCGCGCCACGACCTCGGGATTCGCGCCGAGGTCGACCACACGGCCGAGGGGCGATCCGGCCAGCCGTGCGTGATCGACGAGCTGCAGGTGCACGTGGTGGTCGGTGAAGCCGCCGACGATCACGCCGTCGAGCCGGGGCAGCGCGGCGGGGGCGGGTTCGTCGCGCAGCAGCATCCGCCCGTCGACGAGGCCGATGACGCCGTCGCGCCATTCCTCGCCGTCGAAGAACGTCGCCGCGAACATCAGCCGCCGATCTCCGTGCGCACGGTGTACAGCTCGGGGAAGAACGTCAGGTCGAGGGCGCGCTGCAGGAAGCCGACGCCGCTCGAGCCGCCGGTGCCGACCTTCATGCCGATCGTGCGGGCCACGGTCTTCAGGTGACGGAAGCGCCAGAACTGGAAGTTGTCCTCGAGATCGACCAGATCCTCGCACGCCTCGTACAGATCCCAGTTCTCCTGGTGGTTCTGGTAGATCTCGCGAATCGCCGGCACCAGCTCGGGGGTCTCGCGATACGGCTCGCGCACGTCGCGGTCGAGGATCTCGGCGGGGATCGGGAGACCGCGGCGCGAGGCGTAGCGCAGGAACTCGTCGTACAGCGTGGGCTTCTCCCACTCGGCCGTCAGCAGCGCGAGGTTCGCGGGGTGGTCGCGGAAGACGCTCAGCATCTTCTCGTTCTTGTTACCGAGCGCGAACTCCACGGCGCGGTACTGCACGGACTGGAATCCGGAGGAGCTGCCGAGCGAGCCTCGGAACTGTGCGTACTCGGTCGGGGTGAGGGTCGCGAGGATCGCCCACTGCTGCGTCATCACGTCCTGGATCTTCTTGACGCGGGCGACGCGCTTCAGAGCTTCGCGCAGGTCGTCGCTCGCCAGCAGCTCGCGCGCGGAGGACAACTCGTGCAGCAGCTGCTTGAGCCAGAGCTCTGTCGTCTGGTGCTGGATGATGAACAGCAGCTCATCATGGTGCTCCGGGACGCTGACCGGGTTCTGCGCCGTCAGCAGCTGGTCGAGCGAAAGGTACGAGCCGTAGGTCATGCGGCCGGACATGTCGGTGACGATGCCGTCTTCGAGGGCGCGCTCGTTCTGCTGCTCGGTGCTCATCCCCTGAACATATCATCGATGTGTCGATCGTCACAATAATGAAATGTCTGGGTGCTCCGGTCGCGTCCGAGGCCCTACGTGAGCGGGGGAGTTCGCGGCGGCGGCATGCGCCGTGCACCCGGAGCGCCGATGGCCTCGAACCCTGCGGCGAGGCGCAGCAGCGTGGAGTCGTCATATGCACGGCCGGCGAACGTGAGTCCGATCGGCATGCCGATGTCGCGCATCACTCCCATCGGCACCGTGACCGTGGGGATGCCGAGGTGGCGTATCGCGAGGTTGCCGTTCGCGATCCAGACGCCGTTGCGCCAGCCGAGGTCGGCCGATTCCGCGTTCACGTCCATATCGGCGGGCCCCACATCGGCGACGGCGGGGAAGACCACGGCATCGAGCCGCAGCACGTCCATCCACACCTCGAGGTCGCGACGTCGGGTCTCTTCCAGTCCGCGCAGCCCGTCTTCGAGTTCGGGCATGTCCCTGAACGAGGCGTCGGGATGGCGGCGCGCCCAGTCCGGATACTCGGCGATGTCGTCGTCGAATCCCGTGTAGCGGTCGGGAAGAGCACCGTCCGGGTGCGGGAAGATCGTGGCGCCGTCGACCTCGGCGAGTGAGCGCAGTGCCGGGTCGCCGTTCGCCCGCAGGAAGTCCTCCCATGCCCACGCCGAGAGATCGACGATCTCGCGGTGCAGGTACTCGGGAGACACCAGGCCGCGGGTCGCGATGGTGTGGGCGCCGGGCCGGTCGCCCTCGTAGTTCGACACCACGGGGAAGTCGACCTCGATCACGGTCGCCCCCGCGGCGGCGAGGTCGCGGCGTGCCGCCTCCCAGCGCTCGATGATGCTCGCCCGTGTGTCGATGCGTCGACCGGTGGGGCCGCCGATGCCCGGGTTCTCGGCACGGCCGGCGTCCGGGTCCGCGTTGATGTACATCCGGGGGATCCCGATGCGGGCGCCCGCGAGGGCCTTCGCCGCGTCGACCCCGAGCGACGGGTACGACTCCGGCCGCACCGAGGAGGCGGCGGGCAACGCGACCCAGGGCTGCGCGCGCCAGAAGTCCCCGCGGGTCTCGGTGTCATCCGCGACGATCACGTCGAGCACCTCGAGCAGGTCCGCCATGGTGCGGGTGTGCGGGACGACCACGTCCATGGTCGGCACCAGTGGCCAGTTGCCGCGGGTCGAGATCACGCCGCGCGAGGGCGTGTACGCGCACAGGGCATTGTTCGTGGCGGGGCCGCGCCCGCTCGACCAGGTCTCCTCGCCGAGTCCGAACGCGCCGAGGCTCGCTGCCGTCGCCGTGCCGGACCCGTTGGACGAACCCGAGGCGAACGGGGCCGTGAGCCACTCCGCGGAGTACGGGCTCTCGGCCCGGCCGTAGACGCCGCGCTGCATTCCACCGTTCGCCATCGGGGGCATGTTCGTCAGGCCGAGGCAGATCGCCCCACCGGTGCGCAGTCGGGCGATCGTGAAGGCATCGCGTTGCGCGACCAGCCGCGCGAAGGCCGGACTGCCGGCGGCCGCGGTGAGGCCGCGCACCAGATAGCTGTCCTTCGCGGTGTACGGGATGCCGTCGAGCGGGCCACGTGTCTCACCGCGCGAGCGCCGGGCATCCGCCGCCGCCGCCTCGGCGCGGGCCTCGGGGTTTGCCACGATGACGGCGTTCAGGGCCGTCGTGCTGTCGGGGGCGTCGTACGCCGCGATGCGGGCGAGATAGGCGTCGACCAGCTCGACGGACGTCGTCTCGCCCGACTCGAGGGCCGCGCGCAGCGGGGCGATGGATGCCTCGGTCACCTCGAACATCGGGTCTCCTTCGCGTCGCAGGGTCAGTTCGGTCCGGCCGTGATCACAGCGCGGGCTGCTGCTGCGTGATGCAGTGGATGCCGCCGCCGCGGTCGAACAGCGGGCGGGCATCGACCGTCACCACCCGGCGTCCGGGGTAGGCGTCGGCGAGGATCTCGCGCGCCGCAGCATCCGCCTTCTCCTCGCCGAATCCGCAGGCCACCACACCGTCGTTCGTGACGAGGTGGTTGACGTAGCTCCAGTCGACGGGGCCCTCCTCGTCGCGCAGGGTCGCCGGGGCGGGCAGGTCGATGATCTCGAAGCGGCGCCCGGCGGCATCCGTCTGCTCCGACAGCAGTGCGCGCAGGTCGCGGGTCACGGCGTGGTCGGGGTGATCCGGGTTCTGCTGATCGTGGAGCAGCAGTCGGCCGGGCGACACGATCGTGGCGACGATGTCGACGTGGCCGTTCGTGCCGAAGTCGTCGTAGTCGCGGGTGAGGCCGCGCGGCAGCCAGACGGCCTTCGTCGCGCCGAGTGTGCGCGCCATCTCGGCCTCGACCCGCTGCCGGTCGGCGTAGGGGTTCCGGCGCGGATCGAGCTGCACCGTCTCGGTGAGCAGCACGGTTCCTTCGCCATCGACGTGGATGCCGCCGCCCTCGTTCACGAGGGTCGAGCTCACGAGCTCGGCCCCGACCGCGTCGGCGATGATGCGCGCGTGCTGGGCGGCCCTGCGCCACTCGGCCCAGTCGGGAGCACCCCATCCGTTGAAGATCCAGTCGACCGCGCCGAGCACGCCGGGACGGTCAGCGTCGACCACGAACGTCGGGCCGGCGTCGCGCATCCAGAACTCGTCGACCGGCGCTTCGATGATCTCGATGCTGCCGCTCAGCATGCGCCGGGCGCGGGTGATCTCGCTCGGATCGACCAGCATCGAGACCGGCTCGAACTCGGCGACGGCATGAGCCACGGCGGTCCAGGTGGCGTAGCCCTCCTCACGTGCGGCATCCGTGTCGCCGAGGGTCTCGCCCTCCGCGGGGAACGCCATCCAGGTGCGTTCGTGACGTGCGGTCTCCGCGGGCATGCGCCAGCTCATGGGGATCTCCTCGCTGCCGACTCGGCTCTATTGAACATGCGATCAACAGGTGTTACGATAGCCCGTGATGAAGACCACGTCAACAGTCAGGACTCCTCGCCGCATGTCGCCGGAGGAGCGCGACCGTGTGATCTTCGAGGGCGCCATCGGACTCGCCCGTGAGAGCGGACTCGAGAGTCTGACGGTGCGCGCGGTGGCCCAGCGCGTCGGAGTGACGCCCGCACTGGTCGCGCACTACCGACCTGTCATGGACGCGTTCCTCTCCGAGGTGTTCGGCGAGATCGTCGGTGCAGAGCGCGAAGAGGTCATGGCCGGTTTCGCCGCCGAGCACGGCGTGCGTGAGAACCTGTTCCGCATGGTCGAGACCCTGCTCGACGGGGGGCGCGACGACGTCACGCTCGTCTGGGTGCAGGCGTGGGCGCTCGGCGTGCGCAACGAGACGCTCGCCGCACGGGTGCGCACCGAGATGGATCTCTGGCAGAGCGCGATCGAGGAGCACCTCGCGCGCGCCGTCGCCGCCGGTGAGATCGCCGCCTCGCGCACCGACACCGCGGCCTGGATGCTGCTCGCCATGATCGACGGGATGAACGCCCACTCGCTGGTCAAGTGGGCACCGCATGATCGCGCGGACCTCGCGCGCCGGGTGCTGTCGGTCGCCCTCGATCATCCCGATGATCCCGCCCCCTCACGCGATGCGCCCCGCGCGTCCCTCTCGTCCCGAAAGTAAGGAAACGCCCATGGATGCTGTGCGCATGCACGCGGCCTCGCCCGAATCCACCGCGATCGTCGATGCCGTGCTCGACTACTCGCGCCGCCGCATGCTCGCGGCCGACGTGCCGCTCGACAAGCCGCAGACCGAGGCCGAGCTGCACCGCCTGGTCGGACCCACGATCACCGATGCGGGCCTCGGTGCGCCGCGGGCGCTGAGCGTGTTCGAGCACATCCTGGCACCCGCGTGCCTGACCACGAGCCATCCGCTGTACCTGTCGTTCATCCCGACCGCGCCGACCATGGCGGCCATCGCGTTCGACCTGGTGGTGTCGGCATCCGGACTCTACGGAGGCAGCTGGCTCGAGGGCGCGGGCGCCGTGCATGCCGAGAACGAGGTGCTGGCCTGGCTGGCGCGGGAGTTCGGACTGCCCGAGACCGCGGGCGGAGTGTTCGTGCAGGGCGGCACGATCGGCAACCTCTCCGCGCTGGTCGCCGCGCGCGAGGCCGCCAAGGTGCGCCTGATCGCCGAGGGCACGGAGCTGCCGCGGCGGTGGAAGATCGTGTGCAGCGTCGAGGCGCACTCCTCGAACAAGTCGGCGGCGAAGGTCATGGATGCCGATGTGCTGCTGGTCCCGGCCGGGGAAGACGGCGTGCTCCGCGCCGACGCCGTGCGCGAGGCGCTGCGCGAGCACGGAGACGAGATCTGCGCGGTCGTGGCGACCGGCGGCTCGACGAACTTCGGCATCGTCGACGACATCAAGGGCATCGCCGCGCTCAAGGACGAGTTCGACTTCTGGCTGCACATCGACGGCGCCTACGGGCTCACCGCGATGCTGGCGCCGGAGGCCCGGCACATCTTCGCCGGGGTCGAGCGGGCCGATTCGGTGATCGTCGATCCCCACAAGTGGCTGTTCGCCCCGTTCGACTGCTGCGCGCTGATCTACCGCGACCCCGACAGCGGCCGCCGCGCCCACACGCAGCATGCGGAGTACCTCGACATCCTGACCGATGTCGACGAGTTCAGCCCCTCCGACTACTCGATCCAGCTCACCCGCCGTCCGCGCGGTCTGCCGATGTGGTTCTCGGTCGCGACCTACGGGGTGACCGCCTACCGCGATGCCGTGAGCGCCACGATCGCGTTGACGAAGAAGATCGCGGCCGAGATCGCGCGTCGCCCCGAGCTGCGCCTGGTGCGCGATCCGCAGCTGTCGGTCGTGGTGTTCGAGCGCGAGGGGTGGGAGCGCGCCGACTACGACCGCTGGTCGGCCGCACTGCTGGATTCGCAGCGCGCCTTCGTGGTCCCCAGTTCGCACGGCGGACGCCCGAACACGCGCTTCGCGATCCTCAATCCGCTCACGACCTTCGACGATCTGGTCGGCATCCTCGACACCATGAAGTGAGGCGGCGGCCTGCTGCCGCCCCCGTCAGCGGGTGGTGTGCGCGCCCAGGAAATCGATCGTCTTCTGCAGCGCGGTCTGCGCGTCGGGCAGGTCGAGGTGGAACTGGTACTCGTGGGGCAGTTCCGGCTGGTGCGGTGCGGGCCAGAACTGGGTGGTCACATCGACGCCGAGCTCGTCCAGGCGCTGGGCCATCGGGATCGACTGCAGCCAGGTGAGGCCGTCGCCGTTGCCACCCGAGATGTACGTGGTCGGAAAATCCTTCGTCACCCAGTCGACGGTCGACATGGTCGCGCCCGTCGAATCCTCGGCCCACGTCTTCGTGCCCGCGTACGCCCACATCGCCGACTTGAATCCCCATCCGGCGATGCCGTCGAGCTGGGCGAGGGCCGAGAGGTCGTAGACGCCGCAGTTGAGCACGGTCGCGGCGAGCTGGTCGGCGCCGATCGACGGTTTGATGTCCATGATCTCGGCGTAATCGGGGCTCGTGATGAGTGTCGCCATCTGGCTGGCGAGCTGCGCGCCGGCCGAGTCTCCCGCGAGCACGATCTGGGTGGGGTCGACGCCCAGTTCCGCGGCGTGCGCATCGATGTAGGCGAGGGCGTCGTTGAGCTGGTGCACCGCGAGCGGGTACACGCCCTCCGGTCCGATCGTGTAGTTGACCCCGATCGTCGTGTAGCCCTCGGCGGCGAGGATGCGCAGGTAGGGGTCGACGTTCTCCTTCGCACCGGAGATCCATGCACCGCCGTGGATCCACACGATCGTGGGCAGGGGGCCGGTGGCGGATGCCGGGGAGAAGACGTCCATCGTCGTGTCCGCGCCGTCGTCCCGATACGCGACGTCGAGCTTCTCGGTCAGTTTCGTGTCGGGCACATGCTTGTCCATCTCGGCGGCGGTCTCGTCGCCGCCCTTCGTGAAGACCGCACGGATCAGCATGGCCGAGGGCCAGGGGGTGATCGAGCCGACGATCGCGACCACCGCGGCGACTCCGACGACGCAGGCGATGGCGACCTTGGCGCGGTGCCAGGGACGGCGGACCTTCTTCGTCCGGTCCGGTTCTGCCTCGTTCTCGCGCGCGGTCATGCAACCCCTCTCCGCGCCTCAGTGTGCCAGTATTCCGGTCGCCGGGGGGAAGCCCTGCTCCTGGTCGGCCGACGAATCGCTGAGGCGATGACGGATCGCGGAGTCATCGCTGGGGTTTCCTCCGCAGATCGTCATCGGCTCCGTGATCCGTCGCCCCGACGGTCGCGGTCGCACCCTCTGAACCGTGGTGACCGGAAACGTCAGCCCTCGATCGCGACGTTCGTCGCCGGTGCCGTGCGCATCAGCCCGCGCGTGGCACCCGTGCGGTCGAGACGCTTCGCGACGATACGGGCGATCCAGGTGGTGGCCACGGCGCTCGCCGCCGCCATCGGGTAGACCGCGAGGCGGATGCCGTCCGGGGTGTCTGCGGCGAAGATCGCCTGCGCCGGGAAGGCATAGGCGAGGCCGATCAGCCCGTTCGCGACGTAGAAGAGCCAGGTCGGCCACTTCCGGTACAGGGTCGCGAGGAACGGCAGCTCCTGACACAGCCCG
It encodes the following:
- a CDS encoding pyridoxal phosphate-dependent decarboxylase family protein, which gives rise to MDAVRMHAASPESTAIVDAVLDYSRRRMLAADVPLDKPQTEAELHRLVGPTITDAGLGAPRALSVFEHILAPACLTTSHPLYLSFIPTAPTMAAIAFDLVVSASGLYGGSWLEGAGAVHAENEVLAWLAREFGLPETAGGVFVQGGTIGNLSALVAAREAAKVRLIAEGTELPRRWKIVCSVEAHSSNKSAAKVMDADVLLVPAGEDGVLRADAVREALREHGDEICAVVATGGSTNFGIVDDIKGIAALKDEFDFWLHIDGAYGLTAMLAPEARHIFAGVERADSVIVDPHKWLFAPFDCCALIYRDPDSGRRAHTQHAEYLDILTDVDEFSPSDYSIQLTRRPRGLPMWFSVATYGVTAYRDAVSATIALTKKIAAEIARRPELRLVRDPQLSVVVFEREGWERADYDRWSAALLDSQRAFVVPSSHGGRPNTRFAILNPLTTFDDLVGILDTMK
- a CDS encoding TetR/AcrR family transcriptional regulator, with product MKTTSTVRTPRRMSPEERDRVIFEGAIGLARESGLESLTVRAVAQRVGVTPALVAHYRPVMDAFLSEVFGEIVGAEREEVMAGFAAEHGVRENLFRMVETLLDGGRDDVTLVWVQAWALGVRNETLAARVRTEMDLWQSAIEEHLARAVAAGEIAASRTDTAAWMLLAMIDGMNAHSLVKWAPHDRADLARRVLSVALDHPDDPAPSRDAPRASLSSRK
- a CDS encoding agmatine deiminase family protein, which produces MSWRMPAETARHERTWMAFPAEGETLGDTDAAREEGYATWTAVAHAVAEFEPVSMLVDPSEITRARRMLSGSIEIIEAPVDEFWMRDAGPTFVVDADRPGVLGAVDWIFNGWGAPDWAEWRRAAQHARIIADAVGAELVSSTLVNEGGGIHVDGEGTVLLTETVQLDPRRNPYADRQRVEAEMARTLGATKAVWLPRGLTRDYDDFGTNGHVDIVATIVSPGRLLLHDQQNPDHPDHAVTRDLRALLSEQTDAAGRRFEIIDLPAPATLRDEEGPVDWSYVNHLVTNDGVVACGFGEEKADAAAREILADAYPGRRVVTVDARPLFDRGGGIHCITQQQPAL
- a CDS encoding amidase, which produces MFEVTEASIAPLRAALESGETTSVELVDAYLARIAAYDAPDSTTALNAVIVANPEARAEAAAADARRSRGETRGPLDGIPYTAKDSYLVRGLTAAAGSPAFARLVAQRDAFTIARLRTGGAICLGLTNMPPMANGGMQRGVYGRAESPYSAEWLTAPFASGSSNGSGTATAASLGAFGLGEETWSSGRGPATNNALCAYTPSRGVISTRGNWPLVPTMDVVVPHTRTMADLLEVLDVIVADDTETRGDFWRAQPWVALPAASSVRPESYPSLGVDAAKALAGARIGIPRMYINADPDAGRAENPGIGGPTGRRIDTRASIIERWEAARRDLAAAGATVIEVDFPVVSNYEGDRPGAHTIATRGLVSPEYLHREIVDLSAWAWEDFLRANGDPALRSLAEVDGATIFPHPDGALPDRYTGFDDDIAEYPDWARRHPDASFRDMPELEDGLRGLEETRRRDLEVWMDVLRLDAVVFPAVADVGPADMDVNAESADLGWRNGVWIANGNLAIRHLGIPTVTVPMGVMRDIGMPIGLTFAGRAYDDSTLLRLAAGFEAIGAPGARRMPPPRTPPLT
- a CDS encoding tryptophan 2,3-dioxygenase, whose protein sequence is MSTEQQNERALEDGIVTDMSGRMTYGSYLSLDQLLTAQNPVSVPEHHDELLFIIQHQTTELWLKQLLHELSSARELLASDDLREALKRVARVKKIQDVMTQQWAILATLTPTEYAQFRGSLGSSSGFQSVQYRAVEFALGNKNEKMLSVFRDHPANLALLTAEWEKPTLYDEFLRYASRRGLPIPAEILDRDVREPYRETPELVPAIREIYQNHQENWDLYEACEDLVDLEDNFQFWRFRHLKTVARTIGMKVGTGGSSGVGFLQRALDLTFFPELYTVRTEIGG
- a CDS encoding alpha/beta hydrolase is translated as MTARENEAEPDRTKKVRRPWHRAKVAIACVVGVAAVVAIVGSITPWPSAMLIRAVFTKGGDETAAEMDKHVPDTKLTEKLDVAYRDDGADTTMDVFSPASATGPLPTIVWIHGGAWISGAKENVDPYLRILAAEGYTTIGVNYTIGPEGVYPLAVHQLNDALAYIDAHAAELGVDPTQIVLAGDSAGAQLASQMATLITSPDYAEIMDIKPSIGADQLAATVLNCGVYDLSALAQLDGIAGWGFKSAMWAYAGTKTWAEDSTGATMSTVDWVTKDFPTTYISGGNGDGLTWLQSIPMAQRLDELGVDVTTQFWPAPHQPELPHEYQFHLDLPDAQTALQKTIDFLGAHTTR
- a CDS encoding ECF transporter S component, translated to MKNTSTRILLTCAAIGVANGILLLPVFGIFSGAAIAAAPLLYTVLLGFWFFGGVLMQTLTHRPGVALLTTFIAGLVIGPFTPYGFSTVLSTATVGLCQELPFLATLYRKWPTWLFYVANGLIGLAYAFPAQAIFAADTPDGIRLAVYPMAAASAVATTWIARIVAKRLDRTGATRGLMRTAPATNVAIEG